From a region of the Pongo abelii isolate AG06213 chromosome 9, NHGRI_mPonAbe1-v2.0_pri, whole genome shotgun sequence genome:
- the LOC100450878 gene encoding olfactory receptor 51G2-like encodes MLPFQSYVNISFFEPPAFLMTGIPGLEAIHGWLAIPFSSMYTVALPGNWLILLAVKRTPSLHQPMYYFLSMLALTDAGLTLSTMPTTLAVLWFDYRLIGFNVCLVQMFFLRSFSVAESSVLLAMSFDHFVAISNPLCYAAVLTNNVIIRIGLAIVTRATMSLFSIPFLLKRLNYCPGKILLSHSFCFHADVMKQACADIKVNILYGLYVVLSTVGVDSLLIVLSYIFILYTVIGLASPRERIQALNTCVSHISAVLVFYIPVIGVSMIHRFGRYLPHIVHALVAYVYLVVPPVLNPIIYSMKSKPIREAMLKVLRGKGQG; translated from the coding sequence ATGCTCCCTTTCCAGTCCTATGTTAACATCTCCTTCTTCGAACCACCTGCTTTTCTCATGACTGGCATCCCAGGGCTGGAGGCCATTCATGGCTGGCTTGCCATTCCCTTTTCCTCCATGTACACTGTGGCCCTCCCTGGGAACTGGCTGATCCTCCTGGCTGTGAAGAGGACCCCCAGTCTGCACCAGCCCATGTACTACTTCCTGTCCATGCTGGCACTCACCGATGCGGGCCTCACCTTGTCCACAATGCCCACCACCTTGGCTGTGCTCTGGTTTGATTATCGGCTCATTGGCTTCAACGTCTGCCTGGTCCAGATGTTCTTCCTGCGCTCCTTCTCTGTGGCAGAGTCCTCAGTGCTCCTGGctatgtcctttgaccactttgtGGCCATCTCCAACCCCCTGTGCTATGCAGCTGTCCTCACAAATAATGTCATCATCAGGATTGGGCTGGCTATTGTGACTCGAGCCACTATGTCCCTCTTCTCCATTCCCTTCTTGCTGAAGCGATTGAACTACTGCCCTGGAAAGATCCTCTTGTCTCATTCATTCTGTTTCCATGCAGATGTCATGAAACAGGCCTGTGCTGACATCAAGGTCAACATCCTTTATGGGCTCTATGTGGTTCTGTCCACAGTGGGTGTAGACTCCTTGCTTATTGTCCTGTcctatatatttattctttatacAGTGATAGGGCTGGCCTCTCCCAGGGAACGCATCCAGGCCCTCAACACCTGTGTGTCTCATATCTCAGCTGTCCTGGTTTTCTACATTCCAGTCATAGGTGTGTCTATGATCCACCGTTTTGGGAGGTACCTACCCCACATTGTGCATGCCCTGGTTGCCTATGTGTATCTGGTGGTACCTCCTGTGCTCAACCCCATCATCTACAGTATGAAATCCAAGCCCATCAGGGAGGCCATGCTCAAGGTACTGAGAGGGAAGGGGCAAGGCtga
- the LOC100449901 gene encoding olfactory receptor 51E2 encodes MSSCNFTHATFVLIGIPGLEKAHFWVGFPLLSMYVVAVFGNCIVVFIVRTERSLHAPMYLFLCMLAAIDLALSTSTMPKILALFWFDSREISFEACLTQMFFIHALSAIESTILLAMAFDRYVAICHPLRHAAVLNNTVTAQIGIVAVVRGSLFFFPLPLLIKRLAFCHSNVLSHSYCVHQDVMKLAYADTLPNVVYGLTAILLVMGVDVMFISLSYFLIIRTVLQLPSKSERAKAFGTCVSHIGVVLAFYVPLIGLSVVHRFGNSLHPVVRVVMGDIYLLLPPVINPIIYGAKTKQIRTRVLAMFKISCDKDFQAVGGK; translated from the coding sequence ATGAGTTCCTGCAACTTCACACATGCCACCTTTGTGCTTATTGGTATCCCAGGACTAGAGAAAGCCCATTTCTGGGTTGGCTTCCCCCTCCTTTCCATGTATGTAGTGGCAGTGTTTGGAAACTGCATCGTGGTCTTCATCGTAAGGACGGAACGCAGCCTGCACGCTCCGATGTACCTCTTTCTCTGCATGCTGGCAGCCATTGACCTGGCCTTATCCACATCCACCATGCCTAAGATCCTTGCCCTTTTCTGGTTTGATTCCCGAGAGATTAGCTTTGAGGCCTGCCTTACCCAGATGTTCTTTATTCATGCCCTCTCAGCCATTGAATCCACCATCCTGCTGGCCATGGCCTTTGACCGTTATGTGGCCATCTGCCACCCACTGCGCCATGCTGCAGTGCTCAACAATACAGTAACAGCCCAGATTGGCATCGTGGCTGTGGTCCGCGGatccctcttttttttcccactgcCTCTGTTGATCAAGCGGCTGGCCTTCTGCCACTCCAATGTCCTCTCACACTCCTATTGTGTCCACCAGGATGTGATGAAGTTGGCCTATGCAGACACTTTGCCCAATGTGGTATATGGTCTTACTGCCATTCTGCTGGTCATGGGTGTGGATGTAATGTTCATCTCCTTGTCCTATTTTCTGATAATACGAACGGTTCTGCAACTGCCTTCCAAGTCAGAGCGGGCCAAGGCCTTTGGAACCTGTGTGTCACACATTGGTGTGGTACTTGCCTTCTATGTGCCACTTATTGGCCTCTCAGTGGTACACCGCTTTGGAAACAGCCTTCATCCTGTTGTGCGTGTTGTCATGGGTGACATCTACCTGCTGCTGCCTCCTGTCATCAATCCCATCATCTATGGTGCCAAAACCAAACAGATCAGAACACGGGTGCTGGCTATGTTCAAGATCAGCTGTGACAAGGACTTTCAGGCTGTGGGAGGCAAGTGA
- the LOC129047328 gene encoding olfactory receptor 51F2-like, whose amino-acid sequence MGSNITSTSIIFLLTGVPGLQAFHTWISIPFCFLYVTVLLGNSLILFAIITQPSLHKPMYYFLSMLSATDLGLSISTLVTMLSIFWFNVREISFNACLSQMFFIKFFTVMESSVLLAMAFDRFVAISNPLRYAMILTDSRIAQIGVASVIRGILMLTPMVALLTRLSYCHSQVLHHSYCYHPDVMKLSCTDTRINSAVGLTAMFSSVGVDSVLIFLSYVLIIRTVLSIASPEERKKTFSTCVSHIVAVAIYYIPLISLSFVHRFVKQAPAYVHTMIANTYLLIPSVMNPVIYSVKTKQIRRAVIKILHSKET is encoded by the exons ATGGGCTCT AATATCACCTCCACTTCCATCATTTTCCTGCTCACTGGTGTTCCTGGGCTGCAAGCCTTCCACACCTGGATCTCCATTCCCTTCTGCTTCCTCTATGTAACTGTTCTCTTGGGAAACAGCCTGATCCTCTTTGCTATCATCACTCAGCCCAGCCTCCACAAACCCATGTATTATTTCCTCTCCATGCTGTCCGCCACTGACCTCGGCCTATCCATATCCACTCTGGTCACCATGCTGAGTATATTCTGGTTCAATGTGAGGGAAATCAGCTTTAATGCCTGCTTGTCCCAGATGTTCTTTATTAAATTCTTCACTGTCATGGAATCTTCAGTGCTGTTGGCCATGGCTTTTGATCGTTTTGTGGCCATCTCTAATCCCCTTAGGTATGCCATGATTTTAACTGACTCCAGAATAGCTCAAATTGGAGTGGCAAGTGTCATCAGGGGGATCCTAATGCTGACACCAATGGTAGCACTTCTTACAAGACTTTCCTACTGCCACAGCCAAGTACTCCACCACTCCTACTGCTACCATCCTGATGTGATGAAGCTCTCATGCACAGACACCAGAATCAACAGTGCAGTTGGGCTGACTGCCATGTTCTCTTCTGTTGGTGTAGACTCAGTTCTCATCTTCCTTTCTTATGTTTTGATCATTAGGACTGTCCTTAGCATTGCTTCcccagaagagaggaagaaaacctTCAGTACATGTGTCTCCCACATTGTGGCTGTTGCtatatattacattccattgatcaGCCTGTCCTTTGTTCACAGATTTGTGAAACAAGCCCCAGCCTATGTACATACTATGATTGCTAACACCTACCTGCTGATCCCCTCTGTGATGAACCCTGTCATCTACAGTGTGAAAACCAAACAGATACGTAGAGCTGTGATAAAAATTCTCCATtccaaagaaacataa